From a single Xiphophorus maculatus strain JP 163 A chromosome 5, X_maculatus-5.0-male, whole genome shotgun sequence genomic region:
- the LOC106699978 gene encoding zinc finger protein OZF-like isoform X1, with product MEAGFNHKVLLDGLDVKQMLMVKEAPEDHRSAAELHDPKPQQIKEEQEEVCISLGAEQLKGEEDIDAIRCPVSATPIKTEDDKQSILLLRNLYKDEIKERDLPKEIDEEESIKIENCGDGSTFLKTEDTEDDDVNEFTSELDSGLKTENLHNDWQERRAPESDGNINKPFNSSEFPEQFVHSCSLQTDMTHSEMGSSTTVGNKCFTEKKNVDSKSKIQTGVKLSCEYCGKTFSGKYTLNTHERIHTGQKPFCCDLCGQRFNQKSTLNRHMRNHTGQKPFCCDFCEQKFSQKSHLIRHMRNHTGQKPFCCDFCGQRFSQKSHLSRHMRNHNGEKPFGCDLCGHKFGEKSNLNIHMRIHTGQKPFCCDICGQNFAAKSNLITHTRSHTGQKPFYCDVCGQKFSRKSHLNTHMRIHTGQKPFCCDLCGQRFNQKSNLNTHMRIHTKGKNV from the exons ATGGAGGCTGGTTTCAACCACAAGGTTCTGCTAGACGGGTTAG ATGTTAAGCAAATGCTGATGGTTAAAGAAGCTCCTGAAGACCACAGATCTGCTGCTGAGCTGCATGACCCAAAACCCCAGCAGATAaaggaggagcaggaagaagtCTGCATCAGTCTGGGGGCAGAGCAGCTTAAGGGGGAGGAGGATATTGATGCCATCAGGTGTCCAGTCTCTGCTACTCCGATAAAGACTGAGGATGATAAACAGTCCATTCTGCTCTTACGGAATCTTTATAAAGACGAAATTAAAGAGAGAGATCTTCCAAAAGAAATTGATGAGGAAGAATCCATCAAAATAGAAAACTGTGGAGATGGTTCTACTTTCTTAAAGACTGAAGATACTGAGGATGATGATGTAAACGAGTTTACTTCTGAGTTAGATTCTGGTCTGAAAACTGAGAACTTGCACAATGACTGGCAGGAGAGAAGAGCTCCAGAATCAGATGGGAACATTAACAAACCTTTTAACTCTTCTGAGTTTCCTGAACAATTTGTTCACTCTTGCTCTCTTCAGACAGATATGACACATTCAGAAATGGGATCTTCAACCACTGTgggtaataaatgttttacagagaagaaaaatgtggaCTCAAAAAGTAAGATCCAGACAGGAGTGAAGTTGAGCTGTGAATACTgtggtaaaacattttctggtaAATACACTTTAAACACGCATGAGAGAATCCATACAGGGCAGAAACCTTTTTGTTGTGATCTCTGTGGACAAAGATTTAACCAAAAATCTACTTTAAACAGACACATGAGAAACCACACAGGACAGAAACCTTTCTGCTGTGATTTTTGTGAACAAAAATTTagccaaaaatcacatttaatcaGGCACATGAGAAACCACACTGGACAGAAACctttttgttgtgacttttgtGGACAAAGATTTagccaaaaatcacatttaagcCGACACATGAGAAACCACAATGGAGAAAAACCTTTTGGTTGTGATTTATGTGGACACAAATTTGGTgagaaatcaaatttaaatatacacatgagaatccacacaggaCAGAAACCGTTCTGTTGTGATATATGTGGACAAAATTTTGCcgcaaaatcaaatttaatcaCACACACGAGAAGCCACACAGGACAGAAACCTTTCTATTGTGATGTCTGTGGACAAAAATTTAGCCgaaaatcacatttaaacacgcacatgagaatccacactGGACAGAAACCTTTCTGTTGTGATCTCTGTGGACAAAGATTTAaccaaaaatctaatttaaacacacacatgagAATCCatacaaaaggaaaaaatgtttag
- the poll gene encoding DNA polymerase lambda: MEPRHGIMKAFPKVKRAKVLQGKDVPPLKKKAEEHDVTGDFFNGVTVYLLPAGIGNARCQIFHRQIQQNGGQIQSSLSPSVTHVVVDDTMDSDRALRLMKVDRLPSDVHLVKCTWLSLCISEKKVLDEENYSLLLPKRDSESKHESTEDKQSENTEHPAETTTEPEIHLTKEEETVDITIPKAKEEANREEDGVSQSDLEALITGRHPKEETPDSSTNSGPDAAASAAEAQKPVSGKWVCAQSSQCKSNNFNKCITDKLEVLAKAYTHQGDKWRALGYSKAINALKSFHKPITSYQEACQIPGIGKRMADKIEEIMESGHLRKLDHIGEAVPVLELFTNIWGAGAKTAQLWYQQGFRTLDDIRTKAHLTSTQKIGLKHYDDLLDRMPREEAAAIEKVVSDAAHAVDAALVAMACGSYRRGKATCGDVDVLISHPDGKSHKGVFSKVLQILHDSGFLTDDLVSHEDNGEQKKYMGVCRLPGPGWRHRRLDVIVVPYEEFACSLMYFTGSAHFNRSMRALAKTKNMSLSEHSLNKDVVRQGSLKTHGGNPLPTATEKDVFRLLGIPYRPPQERDW, encoded by the exons ATGGAGCCTCGACACGGGATCATGAAAGCCTTCCCCAAAGTTAAACGGGCTAAAGTGTTGCAGGGGAAGGACGTGCCTCCCCTCaagaagaaagcagaggaaCATGATGTCACAG GAGACTTCTTCAACGGCGTCACAGTGTACCTTCTACCTGCTGGAATCGGAAACGCCAGATGCCAGATCTTCCACAGGCAAATCCAGCAGAATGGAGGGCAAATCCAGAGTTCGTTGTCCCCCTCTGTCACTCATGTTGTTGTTGATGACACCATGGACAGTGACAGGGCTCTGCGCCTGATGAAGGTGGATCGTCTGCCATCTGACGTTCATCTGGTGAAATGCACGTGGTTAAGCTTGTGTATTAGTGAGAAGAAAGTCCTGGATGAGGAAAACTACAGCCTTCTGTTACCCAAAAG AGACTCGGAATCAAAGCATGAAAGTACAGAAGACAAGCAATCAGAAAATACTGAACATCCTGCTGAAACAACCACAGAGCCAGAAATTCATCTTACCAAGGAAGAGGAGACTGTAGACATA ACAATCCCAAAGGCCAAAGAAGAAGCTAACAGAGAAGAAGATGGCGTCTCTCAGAGCGACCTGGAAGCCCTCATCACCGGACGGCACCCTAAAGAGGAGACTCCCGACTCCAGCACAAACTCCGGTCCAGATGCAGCCGCCTCTGCTGCTGAAGCTCAGAAACCCGTTTCAGGAAAGTGGGTCTGTGCTCAGTCTTCTCAGTGCAAAAGTAACAACTTCAACAAATGCATCACAGACAAGCTGGAAGTGTTGGCCAAGGCCTACACACACCAAGGAGACAAGTGGAGAGCACTGGGCTACTCCAAGGCTATCAACGCACTGAAGAGCTTCCACAAGCCCATCACATCATATCAG GAAGCTTGTCAGATCCCTGGAATAGGAAAACGCATGGCGGataaaatagaagaaattatGGAGAGTGGTCACCTGAGGAAGCTCGATCACATTGGAGAGGCCGTGCCTGTCTTGGAGCTTTTCACCAACATTTGGGGAGCAGGAGCGAAAACGGCCCAACTTTGGTACCaacag GGCTTTCGCACCCTGGACGACATCCGAACCAAAGCCCACCTAACCAGCACTCAGAAAATAGGACTGAAGCACTACGATGACCTTCTAGACCGAATGCCTAGAGAAGAGGCGGCAGCCATAGAGAAAGTG GTGAGCGATGCTGCACATGCCGTCGATGCCGCCCTCGTGGCAATGGCGTGCGGCTCTTACCGTCGCGGGAAAGCAACGTGCGGAGATGTGGACGTTCTTATCTCTCACCCTGACGGCAAGTCCCACAAGGGAGTTTTCAGTAAAGTCTTACAGATTCTCCATGACAGTG GGTTTCTAACAGATGACCTGGTGAGCCACGAAGACAACGGAGAACAGAAGAAATACATGGGCGTTTGCCGTTTGCCAGGGCCCGGTTGGCGCCACCGCAGGCTGGACGTCATCGTCGTGCCTTACGAGGAGTTTGCCTGCTCGCTTATGTATTTCACCGGCTCGGCCCACTTCAACCGCTCCATGAGAGCACTGGCAAAGACGAAAAATATGAGCTTATCGGAGCACTCTCTTAACAAAGACGTGGTGCGTCAAGGCAGCTTGAAGACGCACGGTGGCAACCCACTACCCACGGCAACGGAGAAAGATGTTTTTAGACTTCTAGGGATACCGTACAGACCACCGCAAGAAAGGGACTGGTGA
- the LOC106699978 gene encoding zinc finger protein OZF-like isoform X2 yields the protein MLMVKEAPEDHRSAAELHDPKPQQIKEEQEEVCISLGAEQLKGEEDIDAIRCPVSATPIKTEDDKQSILLLRNLYKDEIKERDLPKEIDEEESIKIENCGDGSTFLKTEDTEDDDVNEFTSELDSGLKTENLHNDWQERRAPESDGNINKPFNSSEFPEQFVHSCSLQTDMTHSEMGSSTTVGNKCFTEKKNVDSKSKIQTGVKLSCEYCGKTFSGKYTLNTHERIHTGQKPFCCDLCGQRFNQKSTLNRHMRNHTGQKPFCCDFCEQKFSQKSHLIRHMRNHTGQKPFCCDFCGQRFSQKSHLSRHMRNHNGEKPFGCDLCGHKFGEKSNLNIHMRIHTGQKPFCCDICGQNFAAKSNLITHTRSHTGQKPFYCDVCGQKFSRKSHLNTHMRIHTGQKPFCCDLCGQRFNQKSNLNTHMRIHTKGKNV from the coding sequence ATGCTGATGGTTAAAGAAGCTCCTGAAGACCACAGATCTGCTGCTGAGCTGCATGACCCAAAACCCCAGCAGATAaaggaggagcaggaagaagtCTGCATCAGTCTGGGGGCAGAGCAGCTTAAGGGGGAGGAGGATATTGATGCCATCAGGTGTCCAGTCTCTGCTACTCCGATAAAGACTGAGGATGATAAACAGTCCATTCTGCTCTTACGGAATCTTTATAAAGACGAAATTAAAGAGAGAGATCTTCCAAAAGAAATTGATGAGGAAGAATCCATCAAAATAGAAAACTGTGGAGATGGTTCTACTTTCTTAAAGACTGAAGATACTGAGGATGATGATGTAAACGAGTTTACTTCTGAGTTAGATTCTGGTCTGAAAACTGAGAACTTGCACAATGACTGGCAGGAGAGAAGAGCTCCAGAATCAGATGGGAACATTAACAAACCTTTTAACTCTTCTGAGTTTCCTGAACAATTTGTTCACTCTTGCTCTCTTCAGACAGATATGACACATTCAGAAATGGGATCTTCAACCACTGTgggtaataaatgttttacagagaagaaaaatgtggaCTCAAAAAGTAAGATCCAGACAGGAGTGAAGTTGAGCTGTGAATACTgtggtaaaacattttctggtaAATACACTTTAAACACGCATGAGAGAATCCATACAGGGCAGAAACCTTTTTGTTGTGATCTCTGTGGACAAAGATTTAACCAAAAATCTACTTTAAACAGACACATGAGAAACCACACAGGACAGAAACCTTTCTGCTGTGATTTTTGTGAACAAAAATTTagccaaaaatcacatttaatcaGGCACATGAGAAACCACACTGGACAGAAACctttttgttgtgacttttgtGGACAAAGATTTagccaaaaatcacatttaagcCGACACATGAGAAACCACAATGGAGAAAAACCTTTTGGTTGTGATTTATGTGGACACAAATTTGGTgagaaatcaaatttaaatatacacatgagaatccacacaggaCAGAAACCGTTCTGTTGTGATATATGTGGACAAAATTTTGCcgcaaaatcaaatttaatcaCACACACGAGAAGCCACACAGGACAGAAACCTTTCTATTGTGATGTCTGTGGACAAAAATTTAGCCgaaaatcacatttaaacacgcacatgagaatccacactGGACAGAAACCTTTCTGTTGTGATCTCTGTGGACAAAGATTTAaccaaaaatctaatttaaacacacacatgagAATCCatacaaaaggaaaaaatgtttag